The window CTGGATGTGATCAATGTGATTCGATCTCAAAAAGATATGACTTTCAATAAAGAATTGATTGAATTGCTGATTCAAAATGAAAATACCGAAATAAACAGAGCCATCCTGGACTATTTTGGCACTCAGAAGGTAGATCTGGCAGAAGAACAGGCCCTGCTCCTTCTGCAGAATCATCTGGAAGACTATGAATATTCGACAAATCTTCTTCTGGCAGCCGTCAGTTATCTGGGAAGTATTGAGTCTGCCGATGCGGCCGCACTTTTTTATGATCTTCTGAAAGACAACGATCAAACCCTTGCTTCCGCGGCTCTGAGAGGGATCGGAAAGCTGAAAGATGATTCAAGAGTCGATGAAATCATGGAATTATTGGATGAGTATTCGGGTGACTCTGAATATCAGGATTTTTCAGCCAGTGCCATCCTGGTTCTGGGCGAACTGAAATACCAGAAGGCTCAATCTTTAATGGAAAACATTCTTCAGGATGAAGATGCACCGGCTTCTCAGCGTCAGTTTTCGGCGATTGCCCTTGGTCAGTTGAATAAGTCTGAAAGTTTGGATCTTCTCATGTCGATGTACATAGCCTCGGAAAATAGTCTGCTCCGATCATATATCCTGAAAGGGATAACAGAGTTTGAGGGGAAGGAGGTAGAAAAGCTCCTGCTCACTGCTCTCAGAGACTCATTCTGGCGTATCAGAGTGGCTGCATCAGAAGGCCTTGCTGAAAGGAAAACTGTCGAAGCCGTCGATATTCTGGAGTATAAAGTGAAGAAGGATCCTGTCAGACAGGTCCGGTATTCATCCCTGGAGGCTCTGGCGAAGATCAACAACTCTCAGGCAGCAGAATTCATAATCAGCCAGTTTGAAGGTGAGAGAATCCCCTTTGATATTAGACAAAAAGCACTCAGTCTTATAGTAGAAAATAAAATCACCGGTTCTATTGAATCTCTTGAAAAGTTTTTTGAACCAAAATGGGGAATAGATAAGGACAATGAGCTGGCTCCTTTTTGTAAAATACTGAGTACCAGCGAGTGGGAGAGTCTGAAGCCTCTCTTTGAAAAAATGCTGAGTCATCCTGATTATATAGTCAAAATATATGGCATCCGGGGTGCAAAACTGAATAAATTATCTGTATTGAAAGAAAATATATCCGGATTGGACATTGAAGGTCAGCAAATTAATGTCCGTCGGGAAGCCAAGGCTGCCTTGGAAAGTTTTTGATCTCTTGATTGCCAAATTAAAGAAATAATTATACAATGCTTACCTAGGTTAGCATTGATGTCTTTCTCATCAGTATGATTCAAGCAACCTCCAATCAAAAAGAAAGGACAAGTGAAAAAATGAAGCGAAGTGAAATAAACAGCATCATGAAGGATGCCCTGGAGTTTCTGGAAGAGTTCAGTTGGAGCCTTCCAGAGTGGGCCTCCTGGAGTCTGGAACAGTGGCAGGAACATTACCGTGTCTGTGAACAGATCTTCAAATGCAATCTTGGCTGGGATATTACAGATTTTGGTTCAAACGACTTTAAGAGAAAAGGCTTATTCCTTTTTACACTCCGCAATGGAATTTATGGAAAAAGTGCCAAAACCTATGCAGAAAAAATCATGATTGTCAGGGAAAACCAGGAAACTCCTCTGCATTTTCACTGGAACAAGATGGAAGACATTATAAACAGAGGGGGTGGTAAGCTACAATTTCAGCTCTATAAAGCCTCGGAGAATGAAGAACTCTCTGATGAATCCTTTGATGTATATTTAGATGATAGAAAATACCATATAAGTGCAGGTGAAACAATTTCCCTGAATCCCGGACAGAGCCTTTGCCTTGAGCCCTTTGTGTATCACCGGTTTTATGGTGCTCCCGGCGAGGGAGATGTCCTGGTGGGTGAAGTGAGTCAGGTGAATGATGATTCCCGGGATAACCGTTTTTACGACAATGTTGGTCGCTTTCCTCTCGTTGAGGAAGACGAAAAGCCTCTACACTATCTTGTCTCAGATTATGAGGCATTTAAAAAAGAATTCTTATGAAAAAAATAATTTCTTCCACTGGGTGCTGTCTTTTAGATTATATCTATACAGATTTTTCATTCAACAATGCTGAGTTTAAAAAATACAGTTCAAGACAATCCGGTGACGGAGGACTGATCCCGGGACATCTTGTTTTTGCAGAAGATCTGGCAGAATTTGCAGGTGAAACTGAAGATGAGGTTTTGAACCAACTCTGCCGGGGCAAGTCTCCGGATACTGTCAATCTGGGAGGACCGGGCGTCGTCGCCATGGTCCATGCTTCACAAGTCCTGTTCTCTGAAGGATGGGATTGCACCTTCTATGGCGTTTACAATCAATCAGAGGAATTTCGGGAGCTGCAGAAGTTTTTAGACTGGTTTCCTCTGAAATACATCCCTCTGGAAGCCGCCGGAGCTGTCCCTTCCACAACTGTTTTGTCCGATCCGGGTTTCAAGAACGGATCGGGAGAGCGTACCTTTATTAACAGACTTGGTGCGGCCGATCATTTTAATACAGACCTTCTGGATCAGACTTTTTTTAATGGGGACATCATTTTATGGGGCGGTTCAGCCCTGGTTCCTCCTCTCCATGACAATCTGACAGAGCTTCTTAAAAAATCAAAAAATTTGGACCGTATCAATATTTTGGGAACGGTTTATGACTTTCGGAATGAATCAAAAAATCCTATTGCTCCCTGGCCACTGGGAGGTGGGGAGGGCCAGGCTTATCCCTACATTGACCTTATGATGACTGATTATCAGGAGGCCCTCAGGTTATCGGGAACCGGGAACCTGGACGACGCAGCCGATTTCTTCAAAAACTCGGGTTTGGGTGCCTTTATAATTACGAGAGGACGGGATGATCTGTATCTGTATTCAAATGAAAACGGCCTTTTTAAGGGTTGTTCCGGCATTTATCTACCTGTCAGTCCCTATGTTGATGCTGATTTAGTCGTTCATCCCGAAAAGAAAGGGGATACAACGGGATGTGGTGATAATTTTATGGGTGGAGTCCTCGTTTCCATCGCCCGGCAGCTTGATGCTCAAGGCATCGGTCCACTTGATCCGGTACTGGCCGCCATAGAAGGGATCTGCAGCGGTGGTCTGGCTCTTTACAGCAAGGGTGGGTGCATCCGGGAATCTCATCCCGGCGAGAAGGAAGAACATCTCAGGCGCATCCGTCAGGACTATCTTGAAAATACTCTTCCCGGCATCAACGGTCCCATTAAAGGAATGGATTAATGAAACAGGCAGTACTCTTCGGCGGAGGAAATATCGGCCGGTCCTTTATCACTCCTGTATTTCAGGATGCCGGTTATAAAATGACCATCATTGACATGAACAGGGAGTTGATCCAGGACTTGAGGGATAAAAAACAGTATACCATTATCATCTGTGAGAATGATAAACAAACAGAGACTGTCATTAATGGGTTTCAAAGCCTCTCCCTGGATGAGTCGGTGCAAATACGTGAAGTCCTTCTATCCGCGGATATTGTGATTTCCTCGGTTGGCCAATGGGGGCTTCCTGCCGTCATGGCACTGATTGCCAAAGTTCTTCCACAGCGGATAGAGAACAGTGTGAATCATCCTCTGGACATAATACTTGCCGAAAATATACCCGGAGGAGGGGAATATTGCCGCTCTTTTCTCAGAGAGCAACTGTCTGCGGAATTTCCCCCTGAAAAAATTCCGGGAATTGTAGAAACGAGCATTGGGAAAATGGTTCCTTTCATATCGGAAGATGACCGGGCCATTGATCCCCTTCGGGTCTATGCAGAACCCTACAATACATTAATCCTGGATCGTGAGGGTTTTAAGGGTGAATATCCCATCAGTCAAGATATAAAACTTGTCAGTCCTATTCAGGCCTATGTGGACAGAAAACTGTACATCCACAATCTGGGTCATGCGGCAGCGGCCTATCTGGGTAGATCTTCTCATTCTGAGATGAAAACCATTTGTGAGGTACTGGCAGATCCGGAGATTTTGAATAAGGTACGATCGCTTATGCTGCAGTGTGCCGCGGCCCTGATCCAGGAATATTCCGGGGTTTTTACCCGGGAGGAACTGGAGGAGCATGTTGAAGATCTACTGTTCCGGTTTAGAAATCCCTCTCTGGGCGATAGTGTTCAAAGGGTGGGCCGGGATCTGAAAAGGAAGCTGGCTCCCCAGGACCGAATCTGCGGTGCCATGAGATTGATTTTGAAGCATCAGATGCCTGCCGATGCACTCGGGGAGGTATACCGTGCTTCATTGAGCTTCGGTTTGTCAAATGAGGCTGATCAGGAAGACCGTGAAATTTGCAGAGACGCTGCGGCACAGGGAATCATAGGGATTTATAGATCTTTGTCATCCCTGGGAGATAAATGGGATAAGCAGATTGAAAACCTCTTAGTTTTATAATCATTCTTTTTACAAAACAGTGGATTTTCCTTTATAGTAATCCGAGGAGGATTGTATGAATATTAAAGAAACAACAGATATAGGTGCCAGAGAGAGCGTTCTCCTTGAAAATGATTCTTTCAGGGTTTTGGTGAACAATGATAAGGGTATGGTGCCCGAGCTCAGTTCCCGGAAAGACAAGGCCTGGATAAATGCCCACTGGCAGCCCTGGTTCAGGAATACTTCTTCCTCAAAATGGTCCGCCCATGAGCATGAAGCCTTCTGGAAAGTTCCTTTGCTTTATGATATTGCCGGAAATTTTCCCTGCTGCCCCAATTTCGGCCCCGGTCATACCTGGAAGGGATCAGAAATGCCTCCCCATGGCTTTACCAGTTTTATGAACTGGGAGTGCCTGGACATGATGAAAAAAGAGAACTCCGTCTCTGTTCACTGGGAGCTGACACCGCCGGATCAGCCCTTAAGGTATCAAAAAATCGATATGATCCGCAAAGATGAAAATGTCCACTACGCCAGTCTGACCGTGACAAATCGTTCTGATGGTAAGGAAGAGATGAATATCGGCTGGCACAATACGGTGGGAGCTCCTTTTCTGGAATCAGGATGTCTTATCTGTAATAATTCCGAAGAATTTGCTGTTCCTCCCCTGGGTACTGAATTTGATACAACCGGGCAGCTGGAGCCGGGCTCCAGGAGCAGATCTCTCTCTGAAATGCCCTTGAGAACCGGAGGAACTGCTGATTTTTCCAGAGTCCCGGGAGTCACGGGTTTTACTGATTTTGTCGCTGCAAAGGTACCCGATGATTGTCGGATCGGCTGGACCGCCATCATTAATCCTCGTCAGAAACTGGTCTACCTTTCCTGGTTTACCGGTCCCGGGTCGGTGACAAAGGCTGAAATCCCCTTGTATTTCTACAATTACTGGATGAACTACGGGGGCCGACCCTTTCAACCCTGGGCAGCACAGGATGGCGGGAGTGACAGATCCTTCTGTCTCGGTTCAGAGAATTCCGTCAGTTTTTATGCTAATGGCCTTGAAGAGTCTGTAGATCATCCATCCTTAATGGGTCATCCTACCCATCTTGTACTGAATCCGGGAGAATCCAGAGTTCTGAATTATGGTACAGCCTTTTTTTCCTATGAAGAGGATATTCTTGATGAAGGAATATATGACCTTGAGCTCTCTGATAACAGTCTGATACTTCATGGGTCACAAGAAGGTTCCATCGTGAAAGTAAAGGCTCAAGGGACTTTTGATGAGTTGAAAAAACTCAACGCCACCTCTCTACAGCATTGAGATAGAATCTTCCAATATTTGAAAACAGATACATTAACCGGGATTCAATTTGTGTATTACCGGTTTTTTTGTATTTGAAAGGAAAGCCAAATAATAAGACTTCCTTGACAAAAGGAGAGATCAAAAATAGAATGTGTTTGTTGATGCAACCAACAAACAGGTTGATGAGGATGTATATGTCTGAAAATAAAGCTCAGGAAGGGAACCTCAACAGGAGCAGAACAATCGACCTGATCAGAAACAGGCCCGGAATCAGCCGTATAGAGGCCTCAGGACTCCTGGGACTCAACAGGTCTACCCTGACACATATTGTTAATGATCTCCTGGCCGATGGTTTTGTCAGGGAAGAAAAGACCGGGAAAGCAGGTGAACGGGGAGGCCGTATTCCCATAGGACTCAGAATCGAGGAAAAGTTGATTCTAGGAGTCGAGTGGCAGGACTCCTATATTCGCTTCAGTCTGAACAGTTTATCCGGAGAGACCCTGAAACAGGATATAATAAAACTGACAGAAAATTCTGTTCCTCATTTGATATCGGTTCTTAAAAAACTAATCCAGGACCTGGAAACAAAGTTTTCAGCACCTATCTTCGGCATGGGGATGGGTCTTCCCGGCAGGATAAACCCGGATCAAGGAGTTGTCTTATTATCCCTGCCACTGGTCCTCTCTCAAAAGGAGCTCGCCCGGGATCTCAGGGAGAGCCTGGGCATCCCCGTCCTGATAGAAAACGACGCCAATTGTTTTGCCTGGGGAGAAATCATGGGGCGACGGGAGTTTGAAGGTAATCTGGTTTGTCTTCTCCTACAGTTCCATTCCAATATAAACAGGCAGACCTGGGACCAGGAAATCGGGATTGGCATTGTCCATCATGGAAGTGTTTACCGCGGCTCCAGCTATGCGGCAGGAGAGCTCAGGGTCTCTCCGGTCAGTGATGATCTTCGGGATAAATTCCTCGATGAGCTGAATCGGGATGATTCTTCCGCCACCAGGGCATCAGAGGAATATATTACTTCGCTTTTTAAAACGATCAACCCCGTACTATCTGCCCTGGATCCTCACAAGGTGATTCTGGGAGGAGACTTTTTTCTGCATGGAATCAAACTGGAAGGGATACTCAAAAAGACTCTTCCCTTCAGCTGGAGTTATTCAGAGAATGGAATCTGGGAAGTTGCTCAGGGTGGGGCATCTTTTTTTATCAAAACGATCTTTACTCTTCCCGGATTCAAAGAATCCTCTCTTCTGAAGGGGCAGTGGGAAGTTGTCTTGAATCAGAAAAAAACATTGGGAGTTTTAAATGCTTAAAGGTAAAGCGGTGATCGGACAATCCGGCGGACCCACATCTGTCATTAATTCAAGCCTCGCAGGAGTCATTTCAAAGGCTCTGGAAAATCAGGACATTACAAGGGTCCTTGGTATGAATTACGGGATAGAGGGGTTCATGAAGGAACAATTTTTTGATCTGACAGCCCAGAGTCCCGCCATCCTGGAAGGATTGCGGGTCACCCCATCCTCGGCCCTCGGTTCTTCCCGTCATAAACTGGTGGAAGAAGATTTCCCCATTATTCTGGATGTGCTAAAAAAATATGATATCCGGTTTTTTTTCCTGATCGGCGGTAATGACACCATGGATACGGTTCACCGGGTCGAATCTTATTGCCGAAAACAGAATTATGATCTCAGAGGAATCGGCATCCCCAAGACGGTGGACAATGATCTGTTTGGAACGGATTTTACTCCGGGATTTCCATCGGCTGCACGGAGTAACATCCTGAATGTTCTGCAGGCCGGCGTTCTGTCCCGGGATATGAAAAAAGTAGATCAATTTGTCATTTATCAGACCATCGGAAGAGATGCAGGATGGCTTGCCGCTTCAACGGCTCTGGCCAGAAACAAAGAGGGGGATGCCCCTCATCTCATT is drawn from Oceanispirochaeta sp. and contains these coding sequences:
- a CDS encoding HEAT repeat domain-containing protein, producing LDVINVIRSQKDMTFNKELIELLIQNENTEINRAILDYFGTQKVDLAEEQALLLLQNHLEDYEYSTNLLLAAVSYLGSIESADAAALFYDLLKDNDQTLASAALRGIGKLKDDSRVDEIMELLDEYSGDSEYQDFSASAILVLGELKYQKAQSLMENILQDEDAPASQRQFSAIALGQLNKSESLDLLMSMYIASENSLLRSYILKGITEFEGKEVEKLLLTALRDSFWRIRVAASEGLAERKTVEAVDILEYKVKKDPVRQVRYSSLEALAKINNSQAAEFIISQFEGERIPFDIRQKALSLIVENKITGSIESLEKFFEPKWGIDKDNELAPFCKILSTSEWESLKPLFEKMLSHPDYIVKIYGIRGAKLNKLSVLKENISGLDIEGQQINVRREAKAALESF
- a CDS encoding D-lyxose/D-mannose family sugar isomerase, with translation MKRSEINSIMKDALEFLEEFSWSLPEWASWSLEQWQEHYRVCEQIFKCNLGWDITDFGSNDFKRKGLFLFTLRNGIYGKSAKTYAEKIMIVRENQETPLHFHWNKMEDIINRGGGKLQFQLYKASENEELSDESFDVYLDDRKYHISAGETISLNPGQSLCLEPFVYHRFYGAPGEGDVLVGEVSQVNDDSRDNRFYDNVGRFPLVEEDEKPLHYLVSDYEAFKKEFL
- a CDS encoding carbohydrate kinase family protein is translated as MKKIISSTGCCLLDYIYTDFSFNNAEFKKYSSRQSGDGGLIPGHLVFAEDLAEFAGETEDEVLNQLCRGKSPDTVNLGGPGVVAMVHASQVLFSEGWDCTFYGVYNQSEEFRELQKFLDWFPLKYIPLEAAGAVPSTTVLSDPGFKNGSGERTFINRLGAADHFNTDLLDQTFFNGDIILWGGSALVPPLHDNLTELLKKSKNLDRINILGTVYDFRNESKNPIAPWPLGGGEGQAYPYIDLMMTDYQEALRLSGTGNLDDAADFFKNSGLGAFIITRGRDDLYLYSNENGLFKGCSGIYLPVSPYVDADLVVHPEKKGDTTGCGDNFMGGVLVSIARQLDAQGIGPLDPVLAAIEGICSGGLALYSKGGCIRESHPGEKEEHLRRIRQDYLENTLPGINGPIKGMD
- a CDS encoding mannitol-1-phosphate 5-dehydrogenase encodes the protein MKQAVLFGGGNIGRSFITPVFQDAGYKMTIIDMNRELIQDLRDKKQYTIIICENDKQTETVINGFQSLSLDESVQIREVLLSADIVISSVGQWGLPAVMALIAKVLPQRIENSVNHPLDIILAENIPGGGEYCRSFLREQLSAEFPPEKIPGIVETSIGKMVPFISEDDRAIDPLRVYAEPYNTLILDREGFKGEYPISQDIKLVSPIQAYVDRKLYIHNLGHAAAAYLGRSSHSEMKTICEVLADPEILNKVRSLMLQCAAALIQEYSGVFTREELEEHVEDLLFRFRNPSLGDSVQRVGRDLKRKLAPQDRICGAMRLILKHQMPADALGEVYRASLSFGLSNEADQEDREICRDAAAQGIIGIYRSLSSLGDKWDKQIENLLVL
- a CDS encoding ROK family transcriptional regulator gives rise to the protein MSENKAQEGNLNRSRTIDLIRNRPGISRIEASGLLGLNRSTLTHIVNDLLADGFVREEKTGKAGERGGRIPIGLRIEEKLILGVEWQDSYIRFSLNSLSGETLKQDIIKLTENSVPHLISVLKKLIQDLETKFSAPIFGMGMGLPGRINPDQGVVLLSLPLVLSQKELARDLRESLGIPVLIENDANCFAWGEIMGRREFEGNLVCLLLQFHSNINRQTWDQEIGIGIVHHGSVYRGSSYAAGELRVSPVSDDLRDKFLDELNRDDSSATRASEEYITSLFKTINPVLSALDPHKVILGGDFFLHGIKLEGILKKTLPFSWSYSENGIWEVAQGGASFFIKTIFTLPGFKESSLLKGQWEVVLNQKKTLGVLNA
- a CDS encoding diphosphate--fructose-6-phosphate 1-phosphotransferase, with amino-acid sequence MLKGKAVIGQSGGPTSVINSSLAGVISKALENQDITRVLGMNYGIEGFMKEQFFDLTAQSPAILEGLRVTPSSALGSSRHKLVEEDFPIILDVLKKYDIRFFFLIGGNDTMDTVHRVESYCRKQNYDLRGIGIPKTVDNDLFGTDFTPGFPSAARSNILNVLQAGVLSRDMKKVDQFVIYQTIGRDAGWLAASTALARNKEGDAPHLIYCPEKPLKPDQLISDAKDCVKKYGWVSIVVSEGLLYEDGTPVSAARNKDKFNNTEFGAMGGASVALNVHKILTDALDGARGEFQITESLIMSAFDRSEPLDLDLAYACGQRAVTLACEGTTGVMVNIKRSNSDEFSLGQVPLTDVAVKARVLPQNFINERGNDVTSDFIRYLSPLISTLPRFVELEQKFHKE